AAGAGGAGGGAGATAGTGAAACAATGGTCAATGGtaataatacaaaaaaattcgaATCATGACTAGGCCACAATTtcttatcaaaaaaaagaaggataaAACTGATTAGAATGAATAGTATGGAGACATAATAATACAATTAAAACAActaatttaattttattattgtaTCTTCTCTCGATATAAATAACCGCCATCTCATGAGAATCGCATATTCCAAATCTGGAATTGTTTTGTGCCGTCAGCGATGCACATTTGTTTTAGGCATTTGCGTTCTTCATGGGCAATGCCACCTTGAAATAGATGTGCATATACTAACTTACTAGTTCAACGGCATTGTAATTAAAACAGGGGGTACAGAAATTCCCTTTCTCgacttcttttgcttttttttttttgcttcgGCGGGCTTATATCGAATTCAGTTACATCTTTTTCCATCGGTCATTTAATGCtatgaaaaatatgcaCTTGGAAAAGAGGGGAAAAAGCTCCGATGTTTCCCGAACATGAATCTTTTTCCTACACAAATGCTATCGTGTTGGTAGATCGGAAGATagaggaaaatattttagaGATTcgtttttgtttttcaaGATTGGATCTGAAACTTTTGGCGTAACTTCCAAATATGGAATATCCGTTCCGGAGGTAGACTGGTTTtaacaaatttttgtttaaatTGATCAAAGCACTAACagccttcttcttcttatcattACAATTTTGATCCTCTCAACTATGAAAATAAGCGCAAGTTCCATTTTACATTTTTCTGTGTCAAAGGAATCAAATATTCTTTTGCTAATAGAACATCTACCGAAGAAAAGATGATTAACTTAAAAAGGGTCTCCTTTAGAGTTTTCTAATCTTGTTGTTCAAGAACTCATCGttttcaatattcaaaatttagCAAGCTGGTTGCtgattcaaagaaaaatacagATTGTATCTTCAGCAGAAATACTTGACAGTATGATTCCAATGtatgaagaagagaaaactTCTGAAATGAAGCAGAGCAGATTCAATCTGAAAGTCCTTATAAGTACTTTAACGGCAACCATCATTACAGCTGTATTATGTATAGCTAGTACAAAACTATACAATAGAGAGCCAGACTCTTTGTCGCTACTCAGGGAACTTTATGAtgacaaaaataatatctgCCCAGTCACAGAAAAGATGATTCCTAGCAAAAGTGAACAATTCTCTGAGTTGGATTATTTTCGAACATCcaaatacaaaaatcaTTCAGTTGAAGTTTGGGGTAATGCAGTAAGAATACCATCCATGACATATGACAATTATCCAGAAAATGGAGATGATCACaaatttgatattttctACAAGATGGAAAGCTTTATTAAGAAATCCTTCCCCCATATCATCTCAAAATCAGAATTAATACATATAAACACACATGctttaatatttattattcatGGCAAGAATAAAGAATTAAAACCGATTTTACTTACTGCACATCAAGATGTCGTTCCGGTTCCCCCCGAGACTGTATTAAGATGGAAATATCCTCCATTTGAAGGTCATTTTGATGGACAATATCTATGGGGAAGAGGTGCTGCAGATGACAAGGATCATTTTATATCTATGATGGAGGCTGTGGACCATTTACTCTCTCAAGGATTTACTCCAAAGAGAACTATTATAATAGGGTTGggatttgatgaagagatTGAAGGCACACGAGGTGCAAAGTTGATTAATGCTTATCTTCTTAAAAGATATGGTAAAgattccatatttttcatttcagaTGAGGGTGGTATGGGTGTTCAAGATATGTACGGTGCAAGACTAGCTCTTCCATCTACTGGTGAAAAAGGATACATTGATATTACTATCGAATTAGCTACAACAGGTGGTCATGCTTCTATTCCTCCTAGACATACCGCTATTGGGATTATGTCTGAACTTGCCACACTTATAGAGTCAAAACCATATGAACTTAGACTAACGACCAAAAATCCATTTTATGTTCAACTTCAGTGTATGGCAACCAAAGGAAAAGATATGGATCCTTTGTTACGGAATAGTATAAGAGGAATGGATTACAGTCCTCgggcaaaaaaaatggtcTTGGACACATTAGACAAAGATATCATGACCAGGTATCTTGTCTCTACTTCCCAAGCCATAGATATCTTTGATGCTGGTATTAAAATCAACGCTTTGCCAGAGAAAGTGATTATGAAAATCAATCATCGTGTTGGTTATGATTCTTCTCTTGAAGAAGTTAAACAAACTGTTCtggaaaatgcaaaaatcATTGCTAAAAAGTATGAACTTGCAATTAATGATTATGATAGTATTAAGTCGTCAGGATTTTCTGACATTCCGATAGGGGAATTCACCCTTTCTACGGATGTTAATTTGGTTCCAGCACCAAAAAGTCCTGCCAGTGGCGATTCTTGGAATATATTTGCTGGCtcattgaaatatatttacgAAGATTTTGCCATATACCCAGATGCAGATCCTAGTATTGGAAAGGAAGTCACGGTAGCACCATCCGTGATGAGTGCTAATACCGATACAAAGTATTTCTGGAATCTCACTGATAATATTTACAGGTTCTCTCCATTCAGAGGTCAATGCTCAAAAAATTGGCATGCAATAGATGAAAGAGTCGACcttgattcacatattgAGTCAGTCGCATTCTTTTATACTCTATTGAGAAACGTGGAAGAGTATGATTCAAATTTCTAAAAAGATCAATACAAGTTATAACGCGGAACCTCAaggaatatatatatatgtatatattgtAGATCTGTCAAGTACAAGTAAGGGAAAACATACGGAGATGCAATTGTAAACTCCCTGaaacaaatattgcaaCATGTACAGAAATGAACAAACAATACTTGCACAGTGCACTCAATTCATGTATCCtctttaaatttgaaaaataaacaagcAATAATAAATACTTAAGATCTACAATTACACTAATAAGTGCTTTGAGGAAACTTTTCATTACAAAACGTTACACCTTGACTCCAAGCATGATTATATTATG
The sequence above is a segment of the Brettanomyces bruxellensis chromosome 6, complete sequence genome. Coding sequences within it:
- a CDS encoding uncharacterized protein (MEROPS:MER0001269), which encodes MIPMYEEEKTSEMKQSRFNLKVLISTLTATIITAVLCIASTKLYNREPDSLSLLRELYDDKNNICPVTEKMIPSKSEQFSELDYFRTSKYKNHSVEVWGNAVRIPSMTYDNYPENGDDHKFDIFYKMESFIKKSFPHIISKSELIHINTHALIFIIHGKNKELKPILLTAHQDVVPVPPETVLRWKYPPFEGHFDGQYLWGRGAADDKDHFISMMEAVDHLLSQGFTPKRTIIIGLGFDEEIEGTRGAKLINAYLLKRYGKDSIFFISDEGGMGVQDMYGARLALPSTGEKGYIDITIELATTGGHASIPPRHTAIGIMSELATLIESKPYELRLTTKNPFYVQLQCMATKGKDMDPLLRNSIRGMDYSPRAKKMVLDTLDKDIMTRYLVSTSQAIDIFDAGIKINALPEKVIMKINHRVGYDSSLEEVKQTVLENAKIIAKKYELAINDYDSIKSSGFSDIPIGEFTLSTDVNLVPAPKSPASGDSWNIFAGSLKYIYEDFAIYPDADPSIGKEVTVAPSVMSANTDTKYFWNLTDNIYRFSPFRGQCSKNWHAIDERVDLDSHIESVAFFYTLLRNVEEYDSNF